A genome region from Anastrepha ludens isolate Willacy chromosome 3, idAnaLude1.1, whole genome shotgun sequence includes the following:
- the LOC128857661 gene encoding uncharacterized protein LOC128857661, translated as MLGVRHCCMLSPLLVNLVLDQVIRRASAEDRGRPWGLNGYLEDVDYADGIFLMAHKHSHQRRHIRFVSLQCNENQHRQDEANLMFINTIETQAIYIADIPLGEVGEFYYRRIIRKIAGEQQTYHIGRPAIGQLDKV; from the coding sequence ATGCTCGGCGTCAGACATTGCTGTATGCTATCCCCGCTGTTAGTCAACTTGGTTCTGGACCAAGTAATACGACGAGCTTCTGCGGAAGATAGAGGTAGACCCTGGGGTCTGAACGGTTATCTTGAAGATGTAGACTATGCGGACGGTATTTTTTTGATGGCGCACAAACACTCGCATCAGCGAAGACACATTCGGTTTGTAAGTTTGCAATGTAATGAAaatcaacatcgccaagacgaaGCAAATCTAATGTTCATAAACACCATCGAAACGCAAGCTATTTATATTGCCGATATTCCACTAGGTGAAGTAGGCGAGTTCTATTACCGTAGGATCATTAGAAAAATTGCGGGTGAGCAGCAGACATATCACATAGGTCGACCTGCTATTGGCCAGCTGGATAAAGTTTAG